The sequence TACGCTATGGTTTACATCTTGCTTTCTTTATTAATTCTATAAAATGCAAATAAAAATTGACAACTTTTAGAATTTTTATCATGCACTCCTTATTTTATCTCTATTCACTCAAAGCCTTTTTTAACAGCGTTCTTGGCGAAATGCTAGCTTTTTCTAAAGGGACAAAGTGCTTTTTTTGATAAGCTTCTAGGCTTGATCGCCCTATCATGGCGGCATTATCACTGCAAAATTCCAACGGAGCTAAAACAAGCTTGCAATCAAACTCATCGCACAAATTTTCAAACGCCTTTCTTAAGACCAAATTTTGGCTTGCTCCCCCCACAATGCCAAAAATTTTAGGGCGTTTGGTTTTAAAATAGCGTTTGGTTTGCTGGATTAAATGCTCTATGGCCACGCTTTGGAAATGATAGCCAATCTTTTGTTTGGTTATTTCATTCAAATTGGGGGCGTTTTTTTCAATCTCCAAACGCACCGCATTTTTTAAACCTGAAAAACTAAAAGCCAAATTCAGGCTGTTTTTTAAAGGGATAGGGAACATTAAAGGCTCATTTTTATGTGCATAATCCAAGGCTAATTTTTCTATTACAGGACCTCCTGGATAGCCTAGATTTAGCATTTTAGAAACCTTATCAAAGCTCTCCCCAAAGCTATCGTCTAAACTCGTAGCCATAATTTTAATGTCTTCATAATTTCTAGCCTCTAAAATCAAAGAATGCCCCCCAGAGACTAACAACACGCTTAAAGGCATGCAAGTTTTTTTTTCATTGATAAAGAGCGAATACACATGCCCTCTCAAATGGTCTTCTAAAATTAAGGGTAAATTTAAGGACAAGCTCAAGGCTTTTGCCATCATCAAGCCCTCTATTAGAGTAACGCTCAAACCTGGCTGGTTGGTGATAGCGATGGCTTTAAGTTTAGAAAAATCCTTATTCAAGCTTATTTTAATGCGTTCTAATAGCAACGGCAAATTCTCAGCATGCAGGCGCGATGCAAGCTCAGGTACAACGCCCCCATAAGAGCTATGGTGCTTTTCTTGAGAGATTTTAAAATGAGCGATAAGTTTAGCGTCCTCTATTCTTGTAAGGGCTAAAGAGCTGTCATCGCAAGAACTTTCAATGCTTAAAATCATGCCTTATCTTTGAATGATGGTGTTTTAGACTCAATCAAATTTTTAATCTCTTTGAGTAAAACTTGACACAAGTTTTCCTTGGTTATTATACTCAAACCCACACTCTTTTAATGGGTAGTGGGCATGTTATCTAAATTTTAGATAGAATAAACGCAAAAATTGAATAAAACCTTAAGGGTGATTTTTCTAATCTCAAAAATGGGTGGTACTATTTAACAATGACAAAACGACTTTTTAAAGGGTTGTTAGCGATTTCTCTTGCTGTGAGTTTGCATGGTGGCGAAATTAAGGAAAAAAAGCCGGCTAAACCAATCAAGGAAAATCCGCAAGAATTAGCGGCTAAAAGGGTGGAAGCGTTCAATCGTTTCACGAATGTGGTTTCAGAAATTGAAAAAAAATATGTGGATAAAATCACTATTTCTGAAATCATGACTAAAGCGATTGAGGGCTTGCTCTTCAATTTGGATGCGCATTCAGCGTATTTGAATGAAAAGAAATTCAAGGATTTTCAAGCCCAAACCGAGGGCGAATTTGGAGGGCTTGGGATCACAGTGGGCATGCGCGATGGCGTTTTGACCGTTGTTGCTCCATTAGAGGGCACTCCAGCTTACAAGGTTGGGGTTAAATCAGGCGATAAGATTTTAAAAATCAATAACGAAAGCACGCTGAACATGAGCATTGATGATGCGATCAATCTCATGCGTGGCAAGCCAAAAACCCCAATCCAAATCACTGTTGTGAGGAAAAAAGAGTCAAAACCTTTAGTGTTTAATATCATCAGAGACATCATTAAAATCCCCTCTGTCTCTGTGAAAAAGATTAAGGACACTCCTTATTTATATATAAGGGTGGCTGGTTTTGACAGGAATGTGACCAAATCGGTTTTAGACGGCTTGAAAGCTAACCCTAACATTAAAGGCATTGTGCTAGATTTAAGGGGCAATCCTGGAGGCTTACTCAATCAAGCGGTGGGCTTGTCTAACCTCTTCATTAAAGATGGGATTTTAGTCTCTCAAAAAGGCAAAAATAAAGAAGATAATTTAGAATACAAAGCCAATGGCAGAGCCCCTTATACGAATTTACCCATGGCGGTGTTAGTCAATGGCGGTTCAGCGAGCGCGAGTGAGATCGTAGCGGGGGCGTTGCAAGATCACAAACGAGCCGTGATTATCGGTGAAAAAACCTTTGGTAAGGGAAGCGTGCAAGTGTTACTCCCTGTCAATAAAGATGAAGCGATTAAAATCACGACCGCGCGCTATTATTTACCGAGTGGGCGCACCATTCAAGCTAAAGGCATCACGCCTGATATTGTGATTTATCCGGGTAAAGTGCCAGAAAATGACAACACATTGAGCCTGAAAGAAGCGGATTTAAAACACCATTTAGAGCAAGAACTTAAAAAGCTTGATGATAAAAACCCTAATTCTAAAGAGGCAGATAAAAACAAGAAAGATGAAGAAAAAGAGATCACGCTAGAGATGATCAATAACGACATTCAGCTAAAAACCGCTATTGACAGCTTGAAAACTTGGTCTATCATTGATAGCCACACAGATGAGAAAACGCCCAAGAAAAAGTAAAACGCATGGGGTTTTATTTGAAAAATGATAAAACCAAGTTTTAGTTTTAATGTGCATTTTATGAAAACCCTTGCAATCATTGGCTTGATTTTAAGCTTTCTAGCCACCTTTTTGGTGGCTGATGATACCAATCGAAATGCAAACGAGCAAGAAGAGATCAAAGCCAAAGTGGCTTATGTGAAAATCTCTCGTTTGGAAGATTTGGAAAACAACCCAGTTTATATCGGTCAAGTTATCGGCGTCACTTATGATTTGTTGTTATTTGACGCTCAGTTTTTAGAAGCTAAAATCAAAAACATGGATAAAACCCAGATTGAACCTTTAAATAAAATGCCCAAATGGAAAAAGGTAGAAAAAGAGCTTTTTAGAGCGACTTATTATT comes from Helicobacter acinonychis and encodes:
- the tsaD gene encoding tRNA (adenosine(37)-N6)-threonylcarbamoyltransferase complex transferase subunit TsaD — its product is MILSIESSCDDSSLALTRIEDAKLIAHFKISQEKHHSSYGGVVPELASRLHAENLPLLLERIKISLNKDFSKLKAIAITNQPGLSVTLIEGLMMAKALSLSLNLPLILEDHLRGHVYSLFINEKKTCMPLSVLLVSGGHSLILEARNYEDIKIMATSLDDSFGESFDKVSKMLNLGYPGGPVIEKLALDYAHKNEPLMFPIPLKNSLNLAFSFSGLKNAVRLEIEKNAPNLNEITKQKIGYHFQSVAIEHLIQQTKRYFKTKRPKIFGIVGGASQNLVLRKAFENLCDEFDCKLVLAPLEFCSDNAAMIGRSSLEAYQKKHFVPLEKASISPRTLLKKALSE
- a CDS encoding S41 family peptidase: MTKRLFKGLLAISLAVSLHGGEIKEKKPAKPIKENPQELAAKRVEAFNRFTNVVSEIEKKYVDKITISEIMTKAIEGLLFNLDAHSAYLNEKKFKDFQAQTEGEFGGLGITVGMRDGVLTVVAPLEGTPAYKVGVKSGDKILKINNESTLNMSIDDAINLMRGKPKTPIQITVVRKKESKPLVFNIIRDIIKIPSVSVKKIKDTPYLYIRVAGFDRNVTKSVLDGLKANPNIKGIVLDLRGNPGGLLNQAVGLSNLFIKDGILVSQKGKNKEDNLEYKANGRAPYTNLPMAVLVNGGSASASEIVAGALQDHKRAVIIGEKTFGKGSVQVLLPVNKDEAIKITTARYYLPSGRTIQAKGITPDIVIYPGKVPENDNTLSLKEADLKHHLEQELKKLDDKNPNSKEADKNKKDEEKEITLEMINNDIQLKTAIDSLKTWSIIDSHTDEKTPKKK